A region of Myxococcus stipitatus DSM 14675 DNA encodes the following proteins:
- a CDS encoding NAD(P)-dependent oxidoreductase — protein sequence MKPTLTVIGAGRMGSALIKAFLQSGYTTTVWNRTKAKSEPLAKLGAHLADTVRDAVKRSDIIVVNVLDYDTSDQLLRQDEVTRELRGKLLVQLTSGSPALAREQETWARQHGIDYLDGAIMATPDFIGQAECALLYSGSAALFEKHRAVLNVLGGATSHVGEDVGHASALDSALLFQMWGTLFGTLQALAISRAEGIPLEKTTAFIKLTEPVTQGAVADVLTRVQQNRLTADAQTLASLEAHNVAFQHLLALCEERNIHRGVADAMYSVIREAVKAGHGKDDFAILTRFLK from the coding sequence ATGAAGCCCACCCTCACTGTCATTGGCGCGGGGCGCATGGGGTCCGCGCTCATCAAGGCCTTCCTCCAGAGTGGTTACACGACGACGGTCTGGAATCGCACGAAGGCCAAGAGCGAGCCCCTGGCGAAGCTGGGAGCGCACCTCGCGGACACCGTGCGCGACGCGGTGAAGCGCTCGGACATCATCGTGGTGAACGTCCTCGACTACGACACCAGCGACCAGTTGCTGCGGCAGGACGAGGTGACGCGGGAGCTGCGTGGCAAGCTGCTGGTGCAGCTCACGTCCGGCTCCCCCGCCCTGGCGCGTGAGCAGGAGACGTGGGCGCGCCAGCACGGCATCGACTACCTGGACGGCGCCATCATGGCGACGCCGGACTTCATCGGGCAGGCGGAGTGCGCCCTGCTGTACTCGGGGTCCGCCGCGCTGTTCGAGAAGCACCGCGCCGTGCTGAACGTGCTGGGCGGCGCCACGTCCCACGTGGGCGAGGACGTGGGCCACGCGTCCGCGCTCGACAGCGCCCTGCTCTTCCAGATGTGGGGCACGCTGTTCGGCACGCTCCAGGCCCTGGCCATCAGCCGAGCAGAGGGAATCCCCCTGGAGAAGACGACGGCGTTCATCAAGCTGACGGAGCCCGTCACCCAGGGCGCCGTGGCGGACGTCCTCACCCGCGTCCAGCAGAACCGGCTCACCGCCGATGCACAGACCCTGGCGTCACTCGAGGCCCACAACGTGGCCTTCCAGCACCTGCTGGCCCTGTGCGAGGAGCGCAACATCCACCGAGGGGTCGCCGATGCCATGTACAGCGTCATCCGCGAGGCGGTGAAGGCGGGCCACGGCAAGGACGACTTCGCCATCCTCACCCGCTTCCTGAAGTGA
- a CDS encoding SDR family oxidoreductase translates to MGTSNAGRYAGKKAVVTGGTAGIGLATVKMLLAEGAEVLLTGRGEKALEAARKELGPRAHVVRSDSTDLRDIDALATTVQQKLGAVDLVVINAGYSKLTPFEQVTESEFDETYNLNTKGAFFTAQRLTPHVRSGGAFVFITSVADELGVPGMSTYSGSKAAIRSLVRVLGTELIPKGIRVNALSPGFTRTPTLGVTGATPEEVAAFEKEGEEHTPMKRIGSTDEVARGVLFLGFEATFTTGAELPVDGGLSQL, encoded by the coding sequence ATGGGCACCAGCAACGCAGGCAGGTACGCAGGCAAGAAGGCAGTGGTCACGGGAGGAACGGCGGGCATCGGGCTCGCGACGGTGAAGATGTTGCTCGCGGAGGGGGCGGAGGTGCTCCTCACCGGGCGCGGAGAGAAGGCCCTGGAGGCGGCGCGAAAGGAGCTGGGCCCTCGCGCCCACGTGGTGCGCTCCGACTCGACGGACCTGCGCGACATCGACGCGCTGGCCACCACCGTCCAGCAGAAGCTGGGCGCGGTGGACCTGGTCGTCATCAACGCGGGCTACTCCAAGCTCACGCCCTTCGAGCAGGTGACGGAGAGCGAGTTCGATGAGACGTACAACCTCAACACCAAGGGCGCGTTCTTCACCGCGCAGCGCCTGACGCCGCACGTCCGCTCGGGCGGCGCGTTCGTCTTCATCACCTCGGTGGCGGATGAGCTGGGCGTGCCCGGGATGAGCACGTACAGCGGCTCCAAGGCGGCCATCCGCTCCCTCGTGCGGGTGCTGGGAACGGAGCTCATCCCCAAGGGCATCCGCGTGAATGCGCTGAGCCCGGGCTTCACCCGGACGCCGACGCTGGGAGTCACGGGCGCCACGCCCGAAGAGGTGGCGGCCTTCGAGAAGGAGGGCGAGGAGCACACGCCCATGAAGCGCATCGGCTCCACCGACGAGGTGGCCCGAGGCGTGCTGTTCCTCGGCTTCGAGGCGACGTTCACCACCGGCGCGGAGCTTCCCGTCGACGGCGGTCTCTCGCAGCTCTGA
- a CDS encoding AraC family transcriptional regulator has translation MSENPSRRPRITLGVEVRETPVGDVLYAASADHVLSVHSSAPVRVACPASLSRDVRTRGVLNLVPAGVSETWIDDDAGATVDLRLPHSLLQRAAEDMGLDPDRVGLEPKHHFRDEHIEHIGWAMEAEYRADFPNGLLYRESLGLALAARLLARYRGQVEVRGGLATPQLQRVTEYVEAHLEGDLSLTRLSRVAGVSASHFKTLFKRSVGVPVHEYVIQRRVERARALLLRGGVPTGQVALEAGFSHQSHMARHMRRVLGVTPGAIVRSRA, from the coding sequence ATGAGCGAGAACCCGTCGCGCCGGCCTCGAATCACCCTGGGGGTGGAGGTGCGAGAGACGCCCGTGGGAGACGTGCTGTACGCGGCGAGCGCGGACCATGTCCTGAGCGTCCACTCGAGCGCCCCTGTCCGGGTGGCCTGTCCAGCCTCGCTGTCTCGGGATGTCCGCACGCGGGGCGTGCTCAACCTGGTGCCCGCGGGCGTGTCGGAGACGTGGATAGACGACGACGCGGGGGCGACGGTGGACCTGCGGCTGCCTCACTCCCTGCTCCAACGGGCGGCCGAGGACATGGGCCTGGACCCGGACCGGGTCGGGCTGGAGCCCAAGCACCACTTCCGCGACGAGCACATCGAGCACATCGGCTGGGCGATGGAGGCGGAGTACCGCGCGGACTTCCCCAACGGGTTGCTCTATCGGGAGAGCCTGGGGCTGGCCCTGGCCGCCCGGCTGCTGGCCCGGTACCGGGGGCAGGTGGAGGTGCGCGGAGGGCTCGCCACCCCGCAGCTCCAGCGGGTCACCGAGTACGTGGAGGCCCACCTGGAGGGAGACCTGTCCCTCACGCGCCTGTCCCGCGTGGCCGGAGTCAGCGCGTCGCACTTCAAGACGCTCTTCAAGCGCTCCGTGGGTGTGCCCGTCCACGAGTACGTGATTCAGCGCCGGGTGGAGCGCGCCCGCGCCCTCCTGCTGCGCGGCGGCGTGCCCACCGGCCAGGTCGCGCTGGAGGCGGGGTTCTCACACCAGAGTCACATGGCGCGGCACATGCGCCGGGTCCTCGGTGTGACGCCGGGGGCCATCGTCCGCTCCCGCGCCTGA
- a CDS encoding GFA family protein: MSDLAPKTSSSLKKYVGGCHCGAVRFEAEVDLEEAVSRCNCTVCTKMGGTTTQAPPASFRILKGESELGEYRVGDSRNYRNFCKHCGVQVFGGGFVEELGGDFRSINIGCLDDVDISKLTIQYWDGRYNNWEAGPRPQAWPLRAA, from the coding sequence ATGAGCGACCTGGCCCCGAAGACCTCCTCCTCCCTCAAGAAGTACGTTGGCGGCTGCCACTGTGGCGCGGTGCGGTTCGAGGCGGAGGTGGACCTCGAGGAGGCGGTGAGCCGCTGCAACTGCACCGTCTGCACGAAGATGGGCGGGACGACGACGCAGGCGCCGCCCGCCAGCTTCCGCATCCTCAAGGGTGAGAGCGAGCTGGGCGAGTACCGCGTGGGGGACAGCCGCAACTACCGCAACTTCTGCAAGCACTGCGGCGTCCAGGTCTTCGGCGGGGGCTTCGTGGAGGAGCTCGGCGGGGACTTCCGCTCCATCAACATCGGCTGCCTGGACGACGTGGACATCTCCAAGCTCACCATCCAGTACTGGGACGGGCGCTACAACAACTGGGAGGCGGGTCCCCGTCCCCAGGCGTGGCCGCTCCGCGCGGCGTGA
- a CDS encoding M4 family metallopeptidase: MKIRAETPKLPVTRSTDTRPAKVENKAVGYSQGSSFEGQAKPALAKPATPLTPPVKSGPVAMDSAASKEAIQTTVDFLQQQNTPTVSQLMAGRSTVVNRADFAPRAVEKDDLGMTHVRMDRMSEGVRVFGEQVVSHLDKAGKVDSVTGDVATIPAGLGKSPTKLSAQDALAVAQKDFAGKTDREPTTERVIFKGADGQYRAAYHVQMANTTDVGQGKEPRRMNYLVDAQTGQMLEKYNQMGGVSHGHGADHAHGKKPSLTTTEPSKKPTDPSTEPATDKVNDTTQYSGKVEIGSTKNKDGTYSLEDKSRGGGVETRDALNRDPDTDSVTNKGVSDDNDVWGEATDDARNKDAVDAQYGAQTTYDFYKDVLGRNSIDGKGEKLISDVHVGKDFANAFWDGDKMNYGDGDGDQFGSLTTLDIAGHEITHGLTERTAGLQYRNESGALNESLSDIMGVGVEWYASQKNGAVKFDWTVGEDTYTPNNGDPTDGLRDMSNPPSDGMSPDHYSKRYKGTQDYGGVHINSGIPNNAFYLLSEGGKNRTSGDEVKQGIGIEKGLKIFARAQSFYMTPTTNFTQAREATYKAAQDLYGKDSVEAKTVLESWSAVGVK, encoded by the coding sequence ATGAAGATTCGCGCAGAAACCCCGAAGCTTCCCGTCACGCGCTCCACCGACACTCGGCCGGCCAAGGTGGAGAACAAGGCCGTGGGGTACTCGCAGGGGTCCTCGTTCGAGGGGCAGGCGAAGCCCGCGCTGGCGAAGCCCGCCACCCCGCTGACGCCGCCCGTGAAGTCCGGCCCGGTGGCCATGGACAGCGCGGCCAGCAAGGAAGCCATCCAGACGACGGTGGACTTCCTCCAGCAGCAGAACACCCCCACCGTGTCGCAGTTGATGGCGGGCCGCTCCACCGTGGTGAACCGCGCGGACTTCGCGCCGCGCGCGGTGGAGAAGGACGACCTGGGCATGACGCACGTGCGGATGGACCGCATGAGCGAGGGCGTCCGCGTCTTTGGCGAGCAGGTGGTGAGCCACCTGGACAAGGCCGGCAAGGTGGACAGCGTCACGGGTGACGTGGCGACCATCCCCGCGGGCCTGGGCAAGAGCCCCACGAAGCTGTCCGCGCAGGACGCGCTGGCCGTGGCCCAGAAGGACTTCGCGGGCAAGACGGACCGCGAGCCCACCACCGAGCGCGTCATCTTCAAGGGGGCCGACGGCCAGTACCGCGCCGCGTACCACGTGCAGATGGCGAACACGACGGACGTGGGCCAGGGCAAGGAGCCGCGCCGCATGAACTACCTGGTCGACGCGCAGACCGGGCAGATGCTGGAGAAGTACAACCAGATGGGCGGCGTGTCGCACGGCCACGGCGCGGACCACGCCCACGGGAAGAAGCCCTCGCTCACCACCACGGAGCCGTCCAAGAAGCCCACGGACCCGTCGACGGAGCCCGCGACGGACAAGGTGAACGACACCACCCAGTACAGCGGCAAGGTGGAGATCGGCAGCACGAAGAACAAGGACGGCACGTACTCGCTGGAGGACAAGAGCCGGGGCGGCGGCGTGGAGACGCGCGATGCGCTCAACCGCGACCCGGACACGGACTCGGTGACGAACAAGGGCGTCTCCGACGACAACGACGTCTGGGGCGAGGCGACCGACGACGCGCGCAACAAGGACGCGGTGGACGCGCAGTACGGCGCCCAGACGACGTACGACTTCTACAAGGACGTGCTCGGCCGCAACTCCATCGACGGCAAGGGCGAGAAGCTCATCTCCGACGTCCACGTGGGCAAGGACTTCGCCAACGCGTTCTGGGACGGCGACAAGATGAACTACGGCGACGGTGACGGCGACCAGTTCGGCTCGCTCACCACGCTGGACATCGCCGGCCACGAAATCACCCACGGCCTCACCGAGCGCACCGCGGGCCTCCAGTACCGCAACGAGTCCGGTGCCCTCAACGAGTCGCTCAGCGACATCATGGGCGTGGGCGTGGAGTGGTACGCCAGCCAGAAGAACGGCGCCGTGAAGTTCGACTGGACGGTGGGCGAGGACACGTACACGCCCAACAACGGCGACCCCACCGACGGCCTGCGCGACATGAGCAACCCGCCCAGCGACGGCATGTCGCCGGACCACTACTCCAAGCGCTACAAGGGCACGCAGGACTACGGCGGCGTGCACATCAACTCGGGCATCCCGAACAACGCCTTCTACCTGCTGTCCGAGGGCGGCAAGAACCGCACCTCCGGCGACGAGGTGAAGCAGGGCATCGGCATCGAGAAGGGCCTGAAGATCTTCGCGCGCGCCCAGAGCTTCTACATGACGCCGACCACCAACTTCACCCAGGCCCGCGAGGCCACGTACAAGGCCGCGCAGGACCTGTACGGCAAGGACTCCGTCGAGGCGAAGACGGTGCTGGAGAGCTGGTCCGCGGTGGGCGTGAAGTAG
- a CDS encoding glutamate decarboxylase, producing MPLHGKEEVRDRLNDDVYASPDLSVPMPKYRIPDEEHSPDHAYAVVHDELLLDGNSRQNLATFCQTWSEPQVHKLMDECLDKNMIDKDEYPQTAEIETRCVNMLADLWHAPHAASTMGCSTTGSSEAAMLGGLALKWRWRAKRKAEGKSTDKPNLICGPVQICWHKFARYFDVELRQVPLAPGRMVMTPEEVLKRCDENTIGVVPTLGITFNLIYEPVQEIAAALDDLQKRTGLDIPMHVDAASGGFLAPFIHQDVVWDFTLPRVKSINASGHKFGLTPLGCGWVVWRDKEDLPEELIFRVDYLGGDMPTFALNFSRPGGQIVIQYYNFLRLGKEGYRRLQQSCSDTANFIAKAIEQIGPFDIVYDGRGGVPGVCWKMKDGANPGFTLYDLADRMRERGWLVPAYPMPADIHDMVVQRVLVRHGVSRDLATLLVTDLIACIEHFKRHPVSAPMTREEASGYHH from the coding sequence ATGCCCCTGCACGGCAAAGAGGAAGTCCGAGACCGCCTCAACGACGACGTCTACGCCTCGCCGGACCTCTCCGTCCCGATGCCGAAGTACCGCATCCCCGACGAGGAGCACAGTCCGGACCATGCGTATGCCGTCGTCCACGACGAGCTGTTGCTCGACGGCAACTCGCGGCAGAACCTGGCCACCTTCTGTCAGACCTGGTCCGAGCCTCAGGTGCACAAGCTCATGGACGAGTGCCTCGACAAGAACATGATCGACAAGGACGAGTACCCGCAGACCGCGGAGATTGAGACGCGGTGCGTGAACATGCTCGCGGACTTGTGGCACGCGCCTCACGCGGCCAGCACCATGGGCTGCTCCACGACGGGCTCCAGCGAGGCGGCCATGCTGGGGGGCCTGGCGCTCAAGTGGCGCTGGCGCGCGAAGCGGAAGGCGGAGGGCAAGTCCACCGACAAGCCCAACCTCATCTGCGGTCCGGTGCAGATTTGCTGGCACAAGTTCGCGCGCTACTTCGACGTGGAGCTGCGCCAGGTGCCGCTCGCGCCGGGCCGCATGGTGATGACGCCCGAGGAGGTGCTCAAGCGCTGCGACGAGAACACCATCGGCGTCGTGCCCACGCTGGGCATCACCTTCAACCTCATCTACGAGCCCGTGCAGGAGATTGCCGCCGCGCTGGATGACCTCCAGAAGCGCACCGGCCTGGACATCCCCATGCACGTGGACGCGGCCAGCGGCGGCTTCCTCGCGCCCTTCATCCACCAGGACGTCGTCTGGGACTTCACGCTGCCGCGCGTGAAGTCCATCAACGCCTCCGGCCACAAGTTCGGCCTCACCCCGCTGGGCTGCGGCTGGGTGGTGTGGCGCGACAAGGAGGACCTGCCCGAGGAGCTCATCTTCCGCGTCGACTACCTGGGCGGCGACATGCCGACCTTCGCGCTGAACTTCTCGCGGCCAGGCGGGCAGATCGTCATCCAGTACTACAACTTCCTCCGGCTGGGGAAGGAAGGCTACCGGCGCTTGCAGCAGTCGTGCTCGGACACCGCGAACTTCATCGCGAAGGCCATCGAGCAGATTGGCCCCTTCGACATCGTCTACGACGGCCGGGGCGGCGTGCCGGGCGTGTGCTGGAAGATGAAGGACGGCGCGAACCCGGGCTTCACGCTCTATGACCTGGCCGACCGCATGCGCGAGCGCGGCTGGCTGGTGCCCGCGTACCCGATGCCGGCGGATATCCACGACATGGTGGTGCAGCGCGTGCTCGTGCGCCATGGCGTCAGCCGGGACCTGGCCACGCTGCTGGTGACGGACCTCATCGCGTGCATCGAGCACTTCAAGCGGCACCCGGTGAGCGCGCCCATGACGCGCGAAGAGGCGTCCGGCTACCACCACTGA
- a CDS encoding MDR family MFS transporter: protein MRKTHRPLTTLALALSLFTAALEVTVVSTAMPTVVGELGGIQSYAWVFTAYLLASTITVPIYGKLSDLYGRKPVLLFGIGLFCLGSIASGLAMSMNALIAFRIFQGVGAGAIQPVALTIIGDLYTMEERGRVQGAFSAVWGVAGLVGPVTGGLIVKYLSWHWIFFINVPVAVLTFGLLIAFFHEEVQHKPQQLDYAGAALLCAGVVALLIGVQGIGMNLWALPVAAVLLAAFVAVEKRAAAPVIPMTIFKYPAIAVSSIAGALFSAAMFGATTYVPLYVQAVLGSTPTVAGGMITPMIVAWPLAALLAGKVMLRTGFRPLIVGGLGLTVLGATAMAFLLKQGASLLALQVALGVFGVGLGFASTSLLIAVQTSVGWELRGVATASNMFFRTIGGVLGVGLMGGVMVSQLMKDPSIPLSATNALLGPERGHAIPPEVLETLSGALTTGLTINFWLICAFTLAAFISGLFFPRVQRTAGPPVSTSSAAAPH, encoded by the coding sequence ATGAGAAAGACCCACCGACCCCTGACCACGTTGGCGTTGGCCCTGAGCCTTTTCACGGCGGCGTTGGAGGTCACCGTCGTGTCCACCGCGATGCCCACCGTGGTGGGCGAGCTGGGGGGCATCCAGAGCTATGCGTGGGTCTTCACCGCGTACCTGCTGGCCTCCACCATCACCGTGCCCATCTACGGCAAGTTGTCCGACTTGTACGGGCGCAAGCCCGTGCTGTTGTTTGGCATCGGGCTGTTCTGCCTGGGCTCCATCGCCAGTGGCCTGGCGATGTCGATGAACGCGCTCATCGCCTTCCGGATATTCCAAGGCGTGGGGGCCGGCGCCATCCAGCCCGTCGCGCTCACCATCATTGGAGACCTCTACACCATGGAGGAGCGAGGCCGCGTGCAGGGGGCCTTCAGCGCGGTGTGGGGCGTGGCGGGTCTGGTCGGCCCCGTCACCGGTGGGCTCATCGTGAAGTACCTGAGCTGGCACTGGATATTCTTCATCAATGTGCCGGTGGCGGTGTTGACCTTCGGGCTGCTCATCGCGTTCTTCCATGAGGAGGTCCAGCACAAGCCCCAGCAGTTGGACTACGCGGGCGCCGCGCTCCTGTGCGCGGGTGTGGTGGCGCTGCTCATCGGGGTGCAAGGGATTGGGATGAACCTGTGGGCGCTGCCGGTGGCGGCGGTGCTGCTGGCGGCCTTCGTCGCGGTGGAGAAGCGGGCCGCCGCGCCCGTCATCCCGATGACAATCTTCAAGTACCCCGCCATCGCCGTCTCCTCCATCGCCGGGGCGCTGTTCTCCGCGGCGATGTTCGGGGCCACCACGTACGTGCCGCTCTACGTCCAGGCCGTCCTGGGCAGCACGCCCACGGTGGCGGGCGGGATGATTACGCCCATGATTGTCGCCTGGCCGCTGGCGGCGCTGCTCGCCGGGAAGGTGATGCTGCGCACGGGCTTCCGGCCGCTCATTGTCGGAGGGCTGGGATTGACGGTGCTGGGCGCCACGGCGATGGCGTTCCTGCTCAAGCAGGGCGCGTCGCTGCTCGCGCTCCAGGTGGCGCTGGGGGTGTTCGGCGTGGGCCTGGGCTTTGCCTCCACGTCCTTGCTCATCGCGGTGCAGACGAGCGTGGGGTGGGAGCTGCGCGGAGTGGCCACGGCGAGCAACATGTTCTTCCGCACCATCGGCGGAGTGCTGGGCGTGGGGTTGATGGGAGGCGTCATGGTGTCCCAGCTCATGAAGGACCCCAGCATTCCCCTGTCGGCCACCAACGCCCTCTTGGGCCCGGAGCGAGGCCACGCCATTCCCCCGGAGGTGCTGGAGACCCTCAGCGGCGCGCTGACCACGGGGTTGACCATCAACTTCTGGCTCATCTGCGCCTTCACGCTGGCGGCCTTCATCTCCGGCTTGTTCTTCCCGCGCGTCCAGCGCACCGCCGGGCCGCCGGTGTCCACGAGCAGCGCCGCCGCGCCTCACTGA
- a CDS encoding SRPBCC family protein, which translates to MKKTPGIIVVAIAVLLLAVGRRPDTFRVERSATIQAPAEVVFSLVNDFRRWEQWSPWWKLEPTQQVAFAGSAEGVGAVYEWRGERTGSGRMEIVESQPNTYVRIRLDFTEPMRATNTTEYVLTPVPGGVALTWVMSGENTFAGKVLQLFASMDEMMGRDFERGLADIKHLAESPQGASAQPSMGEAGLHFHGDTLERDADRDVVVTRGLETPLIHSRKSRPVRE; encoded by the coding sequence ATGAAGAAGACGCCAGGAATCATCGTGGTCGCCATCGCCGTCCTGCTGCTCGCCGTCGGCCGCAGGCCGGACACGTTTCGCGTCGAACGGAGCGCGACCATCCAGGCGCCCGCGGAGGTGGTGTTCTCACTGGTGAACGACTTTCGTCGGTGGGAGCAGTGGTCGCCGTGGTGGAAGTTGGAGCCCACGCAGCAGGTGGCCTTCGCCGGTTCCGCGGAAGGCGTGGGGGCTGTCTATGAATGGCGCGGTGAGCGCACGGGCTCCGGGCGGATGGAAATCGTGGAGAGCCAGCCCAACACCTATGTGCGAATCCGGCTCGACTTCACCGAGCCGATGCGCGCCACCAACACCACGGAGTACGTGCTGACGCCCGTGCCCGGCGGCGTGGCGCTGACGTGGGTGATGTCCGGAGAGAACACCTTCGCTGGCAAGGTGCTCCAGCTCTTCGCCAGCATGGACGAGATGATGGGCCGCGACTTCGAGCGCGGACTGGCCGACATCAAGCACCTGGCCGAGTCCCCTCAAGGCGCCTCCGCGCAACCGTCCATGGGCGAGGCGGGGCTCCACTTCCACGGAGACACCCTCGAGCGCGACGCGGACCGGGACGTCGTCGTCACCCGGGGCCTGGAGACGCCCCTCATCCACTCGCGAAAGTCCCGCCCGGTGCGTGAGTAG
- a CDS encoding M23 family metallopeptidase has protein sequence MSPKICRTPTPTTTKTCNHDKGNTEKPQSKLVSPLDKPLPKSNPSFSRPDGKEGMPDGKGGFRHGGLDWFAKAGTNVRAPVDGKVIEVKQSKGSSGQVFGGTVKVEGKDGKVWVFRHVDPAKVKVGQKVQAGDTIAKVSDWKGTSSDHVHMEVWKNLKGGYNFNNAIDPVKALQGASRDVNGTTTSGPGPSKPSTTSSTSPNSASGTRPGSPLGCVGISLNKSPYAPDGFDAGSNSGNVVASSGDGFDAVDFSMNGSANGANVNGASVNGNASISDLFDSGCFPNQGGTSIPGTPPSKPDVSHTGCIPQKDDVTRPADTSTGSMSGTIMTFMWRWDHVAQA, from the coding sequence ATGTCCCCGAAGATCTGCCGGACCCCGACGCCGACCACGACCAAGACGTGCAACCACGACAAGGGGAACACCGAGAAGCCCCAGTCCAAGCTGGTGTCGCCGCTCGACAAGCCGCTGCCGAAGAGCAACCCGAGCTTCAGCCGGCCGGATGGGAAGGAAGGGATGCCGGATGGCAAGGGGGGCTTCCGCCACGGCGGGCTCGACTGGTTCGCCAAGGCGGGCACCAACGTCCGGGCGCCCGTCGACGGCAAGGTCATCGAGGTGAAGCAGTCGAAGGGCTCATCGGGTCAGGTCTTCGGCGGCACGGTGAAGGTGGAGGGCAAGGACGGCAAGGTCTGGGTCTTCCGCCACGTGGACCCCGCGAAGGTGAAGGTGGGCCAGAAGGTGCAGGCCGGTGACACCATCGCGAAGGTCTCGGACTGGAAGGGCACCTCCAGCGACCACGTCCACATGGAGGTCTGGAAGAACCTCAAGGGCGGGTACAACTTCAACAACGCCATCGACCCGGTGAAGGCCCTCCAGGGCGCCTCGCGGGACGTCAACGGCACCACCACCTCCGGGCCGGGCCCGTCCAAGCCGAGCACCACGTCCAGCACGTCGCCCAACTCGGCGTCCGGCACGCGGCCTGGCTCCCCGCTGGGGTGCGTCGGGATTTCCCTCAACAAGAGCCCTTACGCGCCCGACGGCTTCGATGCCGGGAGCAACTCGGGGAACGTCGTCGCCAGCAGCGGCGACGGGTTCGACGCCGTGGACTTCTCCATGAACGGGAGCGCCAACGGCGCCAACGTCAATGGCGCCAGCGTCAACGGCAACGCGAGCATCTCCGACCTGTTCGATTCCGGGTGCTTCCCCAACCAGGGTGGCACGAGCATCCCCGGCACGCCTCCCAGCAAGCCAGACGTGTCCCATACCGGGTGCATCCCCCAGAAGGATGATGTCACCCGGCCGGCCGACACCTCCACGGGCTCCATGTCCGGCACCATCATGACGTTCATGTGGCGCTGGGACCATGTCGCGCAGGCGTGA